The DNA window AGATCCTTTCGACTTCCAAATTTTGAGGTGATGGGTCAGTTTTTTAGCTAGGAtctacaatataaaaaataatatctgggaaattgatgtttttacaaTTATTTAGTATTAAGAACAACAATTGAACCAATTGTTCTAAAGAAACATAGTATACTATCATTGAGTGTGGAAATCAAACAACGCTATCCTTCAATTGAAGTTTCCTCTAATGCCTTAAGAAGAGAAGGTTAAAAGaagatcaaattaaagaaaagcatAATCTTGGAGCTGGTTCAAACACATTCCTATGGTCGGATAGTGGCACCCTTTGGTTCCTTCGGCTAGGGAGTGTCAGATGTGATTTGCAATGGGGATTGGAAGGAGGGTTGCTAGACCTGGCCCAGCTAGATAGGTCAAGAAAAatctggtttttattttttactgaaaCAAaacgccttttttttttcaaaaaaaaaaaaacttggattcaCCCTATTCAACACATCTGATGTGTGACCAGGCCTGAGCTAGAACGCCCTGAATTGGGTGTTATGAGTAAGGTGTAATATCAACGACTTATTAGTCAATCTGCAATTTGCGGCATTGTTGTGAGTGAGAGCGGCGCGCAACGTCACAtgccgggttttttttttttttttggcctaaATTAGAGAATtagcacataaattttttttaaaaatagaattcacATAAAAGCAAAAACTCTTGGTGGCGAGATAATTGTTGCACTTCAgaataatgatatttaataaatattatatttttgaaacgtgATATGATCAAAccatgtaattttttgttcaagTAGATGACCAGTTCGTAATGGTCAGTGAAACCAGTTGATTAGTtctgaaaataacaaggaaaatctCAGAATTGTCAAAACTAGAAGGTCTCGGGGTAATTTCTGATATATAAATATTCGACTGTCCGCGTAGCGATGCAATGACTACTATAGAAAAAACAGCATccagaaactcttgtaaaaatttgagcacgatacaacagttgaataaaaaattatagctattttaaactataattctAGCCTAACACGACCATATCTCATCTTGGACTTAAACCTGTCCCACTAGTCCATAAATATATCTAATAGGTTATTTACATAATCTATTTAGGGTAGATTCtcatttagttattaaatacTCTACACACGCCTCTAGAATGGCGTAGGGACAATGCATGCTGATGCATGCGTAGCACACATAAAccttgttttattaatttattaatattttaataatataaattactaAATAGGTCCTAAGAACATATGAACATTACAAAAAACTATGTTGCAAAGACGAAAATGCCCTCCCAAGCCAACCTTAGATCTTTTTAAGTTAAAGGTTAAATATGTGATTTTACTGAACAAAAATTATGTAAAGACAACAAAACTCCTCTTTGCAATGTCAATACTTTTGAACTTTTAAGGgcatcaatatgtttttttattgaatgattaaattatccctaatcaattaataaataacatttggatccttgaaaaaaacaactttatccCACTGCCAAAACAATTGTTAAATACAGTGAAGGACAAAATGATTAATAtaacatcttaatatttttttatattgttgttgcattttattttcatattgtttagATTACTACTTAAATCAATAACTTgagatttgggttttttttacccatgtttttttatattaaaaaataaatttgctcGATCCGCAGCGAAGCTTGGATAACAAatctagtctttttttttagtttaatgtgtgtgtccgggccagtttgcgcgcacctcgactaatcccacgggccctaaagttaacgacaatgtaagcttccagtggccatcatatgagcaaccatagggctcgaacctaagaccacagagggaacaaatctcttgatcccaagcttttaTCACTGGGCCATCGATGGTTACAAATCTAGTCTTTCACTAATAGCCAAAcaaaaaatgcataaataagTATTTGATATTGGACCGACACAAATTCTTTCACTGTTCTGTCTCGTCCCTGAATACTGTGCGGTatcatccttttgttttgtttcgatACAGAATCCAGACGACATCTTCTTAAGCCCACCCACGTTGAGGTGACTATCTCCGGGATGAGACAAGTTCTAATCCCCAAGTCCGACGTGCTTTGGCCCACGCTTGGTGTAATATTTGATGCCTTCTTCACATGAAGACATGAACCGAACAAAAAGATAACCCGGCTTACATTTCCTTCTGAAATTAATATGTCatacaaaaaacatattaatttatctcaaatctataacaatttattttttaattttttagatgattttaatgtattgatattaggaattaaaaaaaatattttatatatattttaaaataaaaataattttaaaaatcacaatacAACACAATACTAAACACATAAAACAAAGACTAAAGAGCTAAGCAGTTCACcggaaaaataataagaggatAATTGATGACTTCCAAGTGAAAGATTCTTTGGGATTATGTTTTGTAATATTTGATCTTCGATGTGATACAAGTTGAATGGAAGAGGGTGCGGTGCCTTACGTTGATCACTTGTCCGAAAGGTGGCGATGATAATCAATATTGTACAAATTAATAAACGTCCACTTGtaatttactatatatatacattcaaaacaaaaggagCATCTTCTGTCCGAATGGAAGGTGCAATAACCCAATAAGGTTGTAAGATTCCataaatcataaacaaaaaagattacTCCAATTTTTGTTCCAGtcgtttttctttaaaatgctCGACAAGCTCTCTTTGTTGCCTTATGCTCCTCTTCTGCCAAAAACTTCCTCCTAAAACTCAGTGCAGAATTTTTAGGCCTCTTAATTAACCTATCTTTCTTCTTGATCAATCAGAGACATGGATGCAAGATTTCTTTGTCAAACTAGAAGTCCTGTTCCATCCCTGCCGCGACAGAAGCGTGCTTGGAAGCTCAAACATCGCTCTCCTGTTCTTGCCGTTCTAACAAGAACACCAGATAATAATATGactggagaggaaaagaaagctTCGCATCCTACTGATATGTTAGGAGGACTTACGAAAAATACTACTGTCTATAACGATAGCTGGTTTGCTAAGCTAGCTATAAACTATCTATCGCAGCGATTTCAAGATGCAACAGGTTtagttaatttcttttgattattcatatggtcttttcttcatttcattttcgAGGAAAGAAAATCAGATCACGAAAACATGTGCAGGGATGAGAAACAGCAAGAGAGATTATGAGAGCTTGACACAGACAGCTAGAGATACATGGCGGAAATTCAGTCCAACTCAACAACACGAGGTTGTGCTTCAATCTCTTAATAGAGCCATCCCCGCAACGATATCGACCTTGGCAAGTTCGatgcatatttttcttgtttatatatTACCGATATATAGAACTATTAATCAGGTTTCATGCATACATATATAGAGAGAAATGCATGGGAACTCCTAGGCCTCTCATCTCTATTTCTTTGAGAACAAATGAGTTCAGATTATCAGTTTCGATCCCAGAAATAATG is part of the Populus trichocarpa isolate Nisqually-1 chromosome 2, P.trichocarpa_v4.1, whole genome shotgun sequence genome and encodes:
- the LOC18096146 gene encoding beta-carotene isomerase D27, chloroplastic isoform X3 yields the protein MDARFLCQTRSPVPSLPRQKRAWKLKHRSPVLAVLTRTPDNNMTGEEKKASHPTDMLGGLTKNTTVYNDSWFAKLAINYLSQRFQDATGMRNSKRDYESLTQTARDTWRKFSPTQQHEVVLQSLNRAIPATISTLVKIMLPQCTFTREYFAAFTTLFFVWLVGPCEVRESDFNGRKEKNVVHIKKCRFLEETDCIGMCTNLCKVPSQTFIKHSFGMPVNMVPRIKNHRMVSRCWNSKGRI
- the LOC18096146 gene encoding beta-carotene isomerase D27, chloroplastic isoform X1, coding for MDARFLCQTRSPVPSLPRQKRAWKLKHRSPVLAVLTRTPDNNMTGEEKKASHPTDMLGGLTKNTTVYNDSWFAKLAINYLSQRFQDATGMRNSKRDYESLTQTARDTWRKFSPTQQHEVVLQSLNRAIPATISTLVKIMLPQCTFTREYFAAFTTLFFVWLVGPCEVRESDFNGRKEKNVVHIKKCRFLEETDCIGMCTNLCKVPSQTFIKHSFGMPVNMVPNFDDMSCEMIYGQEPPAITEDPAFKQPCYKLCKENRKHSMQCSS